A region from the Musa acuminata AAA Group cultivar baxijiao chromosome BXJ1-10, Cavendish_Baxijiao_AAA, whole genome shotgun sequence genome encodes:
- the LOC103969484 gene encoding putative hydrolase C777.06c, which translates to MGSPDGSENGSFREKGGEGSIVINGGRSSSLIFLGTGCSSCVPNARCLIQPTDPPCAVCTQSLSVPPERNPNYRCNTSLLIDYCQDDGVHKYILIDVGKTFREQVLRWFIHHKVPQVDSIVLTHEHADAVLGLDDIRVVQPFSATNDIAPTPVYLSQYAMDSLAIKFPYLMKKKLKEGEELRRVSQLDWKIIESDPEKTFMASGLVFVPLPVIHGEDYISLGFLFGKKSRVAYISDVSRFPASTENVISKSGAGQLDLLILDTLFKENSHNVHFCLPQTLDAIKRICPKQALLIGMTHEFDYYKDNMLLAEWSRREGIPVQLAHDGLRVFIDL; encoded by the exons ATGGGATCTCCGGACGGCTCCGAGAACGGAAGCTTTCGCGAAAAGGGGGGCGAGGGATCCATTGTCATCAATGGCGGTCGCTCTTCTTCTCTAATCTTTCTCGGCACCGGATGCTCGAGCTGTGTCCCCAACGCCAGGTGCCTGATCCAGCCCACCGATCCTCCCTGTGCCGTCTGCACCCAGTCCCTCTCCGTTCCCCCCGAGCGCAACCCTAACTACAG ATGCAACACTTCGCTTTTGATTGATTACTGCCAGGATGATGGTGTACACAAATATATCTTGATTGATGTTGGAAAGACCTTTAGAGAGCAAGTTTTGCGGTGGTTCATCCATCACAAGGTTCCTCAAGTAGATTCT ATAGTTTTGACTCATGAACATGCGGATGCAGTTCTTGGTCTTGATGATATTCGGGTGGTACAACCATTCAGTGCTACAAATGATATTGCTCCAACTCCAGTTTATCTTTCTCAGTATGCAATGGACAG CCTTGCAATAAAATTTCCTTATTTAATGAAGAAGAAGTTGAAAGAAGGTGAAGAATTAAGACGTGTTTCTCAACTTGACTGGAAAATAATTGAAAGCGACCCCGAAAAAACATTTATGGCCTCAGGCCTAGTGTTTGTCCCTTTGCCA GTAATACATGGTGAGGATTATATCTCTCTAGGCTTCCTTTTTGGGAAAAAGTCAAGAGTTGCATATATATCTGATGTTTCACGCTTCCCTGCTAGTACCGAGAATG TTATATCAAAATCTGGAGCAGGACAGCTGGATCTTCTAATCTTGGATACACTATTCAAG GAGAACTCACATAACGTTCACTTTTGCTTACCCCAG ACTCTTGACGCTATAAAGAGAATATGCCCCAAGCAGGCACTACTAATTGGAATGACACATGAGTTTGATTATTACAAGGATAACATGCTTCTTGCAGAATGGTCAAGACG AGAAGGGATCCCAGTGCAGCTTGCTCATGATGGTTTACGAGTGTTCATTGATTTGTAA
- the LOC135594618 gene encoding tyrosine decarboxylase 1-like, which translates to MGSLHDVVENTNVVCPPNPLDPEEFRRQGHMIVDFIADYYHNVDKFPVLSQVSPGYLRECLPDSAPNHAEPIEAILKDVRNHIVPGITHWQSPNYFAYFPSSGSIAGFMGEMLSVGFNVVGFNWMSSPAATELETIVMDWLGKMLNLPKPFLFSGGGGGVLQGTTCEAILCTVTAARDKVLTKIGRDRIGDLVVYCSDQTHCALKKAAQIAGIHPDNIRALRTRRSDAFGLCPETLRSALADDVSEGLVPLYLCATVGTTSSTAVDPLRGLCEVAAEHDIWVHVDAAYAGSACICPEFRHFIDGVEGADSFSFNAHKWFFTTLDCCCLWVKEPQHLVNALSTNPEYLRNKATESKKVVDYKDWQIALSRRFRSLKLWMVLRSYGVANLRNFIRSHVNMAELFEELVTKDERFEVVVPRNFAMVCFRLLPPLGGLSARDCGLETANAITKRLLDSVNATGKVYVTHAVVGGVYMIRFAVGASLTEERHVRSAWMVVQEQAEALLAEFNVHPVMQEQTDAVLTAAVHG; encoded by the coding sequence ATGGGGAGCCTCCACGACGTCGTCGAGAACACCAACGTGGTGTGCCCGCCGAACCCCCTCGACCCCGAGGAGTTTCGCCGGCAGGGCCATATGATCGTCGACTTCATCGCCGACTACTACCACAACGTCGACAAGTTCCCGGTCCTCAGTCAGGTCTCCCCTGGCTACCTCCGGGAATGCCTCCCCGACTCGGCACCTAACCACGCGGAGCCCATCGAGGCGATCCTAAAGGACGTCCGCAACCACATCGTCCCCGGCATCACTCACTGGCAGAGCCCCAACTACTTCGCCTACTTCCCCTCCAGCGGCAGCATTGCCGGGTTCATGGGCGAGATGCTTAGCGTCGGCTTCAACGTCGTCGGGTTCAACTGGATGTCGTCTCCCGCGGCCACCGAGCTGGAGACCATCGTCATGGACTGGCTGGGCAAGATGCTGAACCTCCCCAAGCCCTTCCTTTTCTCCGGTGGCGGGGGCGGCGTGCTCCAAGGCACCACCTGCGAGGCCATCCTCTGCACCGTGACAGCAGCCAGGGACAAGGTGCTGACCAAGATCGGGAGGGATCGTATTGGCGACCTGGTGGTCTACTGCTCCGACCAGACCCACTGCGCGCTCAAAAAAGCGGCGCAGATCGCTGGCATTCACCCGGACAACATCCGCGCGCTGCGGACCCGCCGGTCCGACGCCTTTGGGCTGTGCCCCGAGACGCTGCGCTCCGCACTGGCGGACGACGTCTCCGAGGGGCTTGTGCCGCTGTACCTGTGCGCCACCGTGGGCACGACCTCATCGACGGCGGTCGACCCGCTCCGGGGGCTGTGCGAGGTGGCAGCGGAGCACGACATCTGGGTCCACGTCGACGCCGCCTACGCTGGCAGCGCGTGCATCTGCCCGGAGTTCCGGCACTTCATCGACGGCGTGGAGGGCGCCGACTCCTTCAGCTTCAACGCCCACAAGTGGTTCTTCACCACCTTGGACTGCTGCTGCCTGTGGGTGAAGGAGCCGCAACACCTGGTGAACGCCCTCTCCACCAACCCCGAGTACCTGAGGAACAAAGCCACGGAGTCGAAAAAGGTGGTGGACTACAAGGACTGGCAGATCGCCCTCAGCCGTCGCTTCCGATCGCTGAAGCTGTGGATGGTGCTGCGGAGCTACGGGGTGGCCAACCTCAGGAACTTCATCAGGAGCCACGTCAACATGGCTGAGCTCTTCGAGGAGCTCGTGACCAAGGACGAGAGGTTCGAGGTGGTGGTGCCCAGAAACTTCGCCATGGTGTGTTTCCGGCTGCTACCACCCCTCGGCGGCCTCTCCGCCAGGGACTGCGGATTGGAGACTGCAAACGCGATCACCAAGAGGTTGCTCGACTCGGTGAACGCGACCGGGAAGGTGTACGTGACCCACGCGGTGGTGGGAGGAGTCTACATGATCCGATTCGCGGTCGGCGCCTCGCTCACCGAGGAGCGGCACGTCCGGTCGGCGTGGATGGTGGTGCAGGAGCAAGCCGAGGCTCTGCTGGCGGAGTTCAACGTACATCCCGTGATGCAGGAGCAAACAGACGCCGTGCTAACTGCGGCCGTGCATGGTTGA
- the LOC135594617 gene encoding uncharacterized protein LOC135594617 yields MEYERIHKVQMGVISPSKLRIKLLGSHGGRKKEGGNSSSRTSPSKLEEMEHSKHSLLAGDLDEEVSLKDSKDASSLNVGASSEVPRLELSVKEVLGYGQGDQTPSFRKEFLPKGKADICCNRAQDTVKSVSGLAEPTSNLSMVHPMRLPDEESFDYDSGHDNGSARSFEFHKGERPSQQASSPFVRNLPSKWNDAERWIVHRQITHVKSNVSKKTAALNLGSLQVISNRVVFVPESASADHRHSLMQEPDAKTSSSTKSTSQNVADKFSFAPNSSQSSLDSTSGLTDLSSVNSTYGGCFKKEFNHAVSEKSTAKATVSPLVQSVSMRDVGTEMTPIPSQDPSRTETPVGATTPARTPLSSIPSSPKKGAQASSAAEANTHDQSRKSENSGNRELSDKELQLKTRREIAALGIQLGKMNIASWASKDDMAHASPPLDQEKIKKTEYEARAAAWEESQKSEYTARHRREEAKIQAWENHQKAKYETKLRRVEAQAELMKARAQDKLVEKLSLTRRRVEHKQAVAEAKRNRQAAITAEQVEQIRQTGRVCTPHIWCCSWFF; encoded by the exons atGGAGTATGAGAGGATTCACAAAGTTCAG ATGGGAGTAATTTCTCCCAGTAAACTCAGGATAAAACTATTAGGATCTCACGGTGGCAGAAAGAAGGAAGGAGGGAACAGTTCATCCAGAACATCCCCTTCCAAGCTAGAGGAAATGGAGCACTCGAAGCACAGCCTATTAGCTGGAGATCTTGACGAAGAAG TTAGCTTGAAAGACTCCAAAGATGCATCTTCCCTGAATGTTGGTGCGAGTTCGGAAGTTCCGAGATTGGAGTTGTCTGTTAAGGAGGTTCTCGGCTATGGACAAGGCGATCAAACTCCGTCTTTCCGAAAGGAGTTTCTCCCCAAAGGGAAAGCTGACATCTGCTGCAACAGAGCTCAGGACACTGTTAAATCTGTTTCTGGCCTGGCTGAGCCAACCAGCAACTTGAGCATGGTACATCCGATGCGATTACCAGACGAAGAAAGCTTCGATTATGACAGTGGACATGACAATGGCAGTGCACGCAGCTTTGAGTTCCATAAAGGCGAGAGACCATCGCAGCAAGCGAGTAGCCCCTTTGTCAGGAATCTTCCATCCAAGTGGAACGATGCAGAGAGATGGATTGTTCATCGACAAATTACGCATGTCAAGTCAAATGTTTCGAAGAAGACTGCTGCACTGAATCTTGGGAGTCTCCAAGTCATTTCCAACCGGGTGGTGTTTGTTCCGGAATCTGCGAGTGCAGACCACAGGCACTCTCTTATGCAGGAACCAGATGCTAAAACGAGTAGTTCCACGAAATCTACCTCACAAAATGTGGCCGACAAGTTCTCTTTTGCTCCGAATTCCTCGCAGTCCAGTTTGGATTCGACTAGCGGGTTGACAGATTTATCTTCAGTTAACAGCACTTATGGTGGTTGTTTTAAGAAAGAGTTTAATCATGCTGTCTCAGAAAAATCTACGGCTAAAGCGACAG TCAGCCCGTTAGTGCAGTCGGTTTCGATGAGAGATGTGGGAACAGAGATGACACCTATTCCTAGCCAGGACCCATCGAGGACTGAGACGCCTGTCGGAGCCACGACCCCGGCCCGTACTCCACTTTCTTCAATACCATCGAGTCCCAAAAAAGGAGCACAAGCATCATCTGCTGCAGAAGCAAATACACATGATCAATCAAGAAAGAGTGAGAACTCTGGGAACAGAGAATTATCTGACAAAGAACTGCAACTGAAAACAAGGAGAGAAATAGCTGCCCTTGGCATACAACTCGGTAAGATGAACATCGCTTCCTGGGCCAGTAAAGATGACATGGCACATGCCTCTCCCCCCTTGGACCAGGAAAAGATCAAGAAGACAGAATATGAAGCCCGTGCAGCAGCATGGGAGGAATCTCAAAAATCTGAATATACTGCTAG GCATAGACGAGAAGAGGCAAAAATACAAGCGTGGGAGAACCATCAGAAGGCAAAATATGAAACTAAACTGAGGAGAGTTGAG gCCCAAGCTGAACTGATGAAAGCCCGAGCACAGGATAAGTTGGTTGAGAAGCTATCATTAACACGCCGGCGAGTAGAGCACAAACAAGCCGTTGCTGAAGCCAAAAGGAATCGACAGGCTGCTATAACAGCTGAACAGGTAGAGCAGATACGGCAAACCGGTCGCGTGTGTACACCGCATATCTGGTGCTGTAGTTGGTTTTTCTGA
- the LOC135595081 gene encoding caffeoylshikimate esterase-like, which yields MQHLRFWSHSHAYTSKGIITSPFRKTCSSSASFAEMSHPINQASKSSPFGNLTLEEFYRQHHILHRESFMLNNHNMKIFTQSWRPASPSAAVHGLVAMIHGYASESSWVFQLTAVAIAKRGFVVCALDLRGHGRSEGRRGHIPSIGPLVDDCVAFFGSARSAHPHLPAFLYGESLGGATAILVYLREKAGWSGLVLNGAMCGVSARFKPPWPLEKFLPLAAHVAPSWRVAVTKSLVHQSYREKWVRELVRRNPRAQKSEHPPAATALELLRVCDEVKRRGSEVAAPLLVLHGERDSVCDAESAELVYELAGSQDKTLALVPGMGHQLIGEPAETADLGFEIIFSWLENRASSSSGHGGAA from the exons ATGCAACACTTGAGATTTTGGTCACACTCTCACGCATATACAAGTAAAGGTATCATCACCTCACCGTTCAGGAAGACCTGCAGCTCTTCTGCTTCCTTCGCTGAGATGTCTCACCCAATAAACCAAGCAAGCAAGAGCAGTCCCTTCGGCAACCTCACCCTGGAGGAGTTCTATCGACAGCATCACATCCTCCAC CGCGAGTCCTTTATGCTAAACAACCACAACATGAAGATCTTCACCCAGTCATGGCGCCCGGCGTCGCCGTCCGCCGCAGTCCATGGCCTGGTCGCCATGATCCACGGCTACGCCTCCGAGAGCAGCTGGGTGTTCCAGCTCACCGCCGTGGCCATCGCCAAGCGGGGGTTCGTGGTGTGCGCCCTCGACCTCCGCGGCCATGGCCGCTCCGAGGGCCGCAGAGGTCACATCCCCAGCATCGGCCCCCTGGTGGACGACTGCGTGGCGTTCTTCGGCTCGGCCCGGTCGGCCCATCCCCACCTCCCGGCCTTTCTGTACGGCGAGTCGCTCGGGGGGGCGACGGCGATCCTCGTGTACCTCAGGGAGAAGGCGGGGTGGAGCGGGCTGGTGCTGAACGGCGCCATGTGCGGCGTCTCCGCCAGGTTCAAGCCGCCGTGGCCCCTCGAGAAGTTCCTACCGCTGGCGGCCCACGTCGCGCCGAGCTGGAGGGTGGCGGTGACCAAGTCCCTGGTGCACCAGTCCTACAGGGAGAAGTGGGTGAGGGAGCTGGTGAGGAGGAACCCGAGGGCGCAGAAGAGCGAGCACCCGCCAGCGGCGACGGCGTTGGAGCTGCTGAGAGTGTGCGACGAGGTCAAACGGAGGGGCAGCGAGGTGGCGGCGCCGCTGCTGGTGCTTCACGGGGAGAGGGACTCGGTGTGCGACGCGGAGTCGGCGGAGCTGGTGTACGAACTAGCGGGGAGCCAGGACAAGACGCTGGCGCTGGTCCCGGGCATGGGGCACCAGTTGATCGGAGAGCCAGCGGAGACGGCGGATTTGGGGTTCGAGATCATATTCTCCTGGCTGGAGAACAGGGCCTCTTCGTCGTCTGGCCATGGTGGTGCGGCATAA
- the LOC135595082 gene encoding glucan endo-1,3-beta-glucosidase 12-like: MRSGEWMVIYGVLIVECYMVAAPGARLQQKAESTTPIPTFSPPEGNTTFIDGTTWCVARPGVSQLDLQNALDWACGLGGADCSLVQPGAACYHPDTLLSHASYVFNSYYQQNGNSDIACYFGGTAAVVRRDPSYGSCKFLSSEPASASPLFQRSFLLKIAGILILHCLNTRLGSA, from the exons ATGAGGAGTGGAGAGTGGATGGTCATTTATGGGGTTCTGATCGTGGAATGCTACATGG TTGCTGCGCCGGGGGCAAGACTCCAGCAGAAGGCCGAATCCACCACCCCCATTCCGACCTTCTCTCCTCCTGAAGGCAACACAACATTTATCGACGGCACCACATGGTGTGTGGCTCGTCCGGGGGTTTCACAGTTGGACCTCCAGAACGCACTTGATTGGGCCTGTGGACTCGGTGGCGCTGACTGCTCCCTCGTCCAGCCCGGCGCCGCCTGCTACCACCCGGACACACTCCTCTCCCATGCCTCCTACGTATTCAACAGCTACTATCAGCAGAACGGCAACTCCGATATCGCGTGCTACTTCGGTGGAACTGCAGCCGTCGTCAGAAGAGATCCGA GTTATGGGTCCTGCAAGTTTCTCAGTTCAGA GCCGGCCTCTGCTTCGCCATTGTTTCAGAGGAGCTTCCTCTTGAAGATTGCGGGAATCTTGATCCTTCACTGTTTAAACACCAGATTAGGATCAGCATAG